One genomic window of Glycine max cultivar Williams 82 chromosome 16, Glycine_max_v4.0, whole genome shotgun sequence includes the following:
- the LOC100813884 gene encoding bromodomain-containing protein 4B produces the protein MKRKRGHKKGKAKGTTNHGSSSANANSKEEETSGLDDKDHSGMEVDTPSSTGTDQQHNYNVANINPDGSVDKAAIGRVKVKLKTPKLLDSQPTSSDAPTPTQSDTERMEDSANLLPDMKLSTLSKRAASIKIKSSSNHQTFSASTQHNNKQELDASLVVIRKVMKMDAAEPFNVPVNPEALGIPDYFDIIDTPMDFGTICNNLEKNEKYMNSEDVFKDVQYIWDNCYKYNNKGDYILDLMRRVKKNFMKYWAAAGLYSEQSKGTKERTSAEDIALSGDGKAGKGGQLKQKTKKRHGRHHKHDCLCAICVLKRRRKEREENARIARGNFGSSGDKHANEESIQVESPGGEDSSSNIDESIGTDGDVDEEKGEVAKMEISEKQCSPSERKHPSIDVDNDDDNDDHGLEEGEEEEEEGEEEEEEEEEENEEEEDEEEIEMNSQKREMNETLKHGGTLAEKSNVGDATALHDEYRTKQQEGQAVAVPQQKKPKGSQDKQQKGKLLESLYSENPKLSSLCGILFPQNSQSVWSGPHSLIRKTNSARTSSIHAAIRTFME, from the exons ATGAAACGCAAGCGTGGGCATAAGAAAGGGAAGGCAAAAGGCACCACTAACCATGGAAGCAGTAGTGCTAATGCTAATTCTAAGGAAGAAGAAACCTCTGGGTTGGATGATAAAGATCACTCTGGAATGGAAGTTGACACACCTTCTTCGACGGGGACGGATCAGCAGCATAATTACAATGTTGCCAACATAAATCCTGATGGTTCTGTTGATAAGGCTGCTATTGGGCGTGTTAAGGTGAAGCTCAAGACACCTAAATTACTGGACTCCCAACCCACCTCATCTGATGCTCCCACTCCCACACAAAGCGATACTGAGAGAATGGAAGATAGTGCAAATTTGTTGCCTGATATGAAACTCAGTACTCTGTCTAAGAGAGCTGCTAGCATCAAAATTAAGTCTTCATCAAACCACCAGACATTCTCAGCTTCCACTCAACATAATAATAAGCAGGAATTGGATGCTTCCTTAGTG GTTATAAGGAAGGTAATGAAAATGGATGCAGCTGAACCCTTCAATGTTCCTGTCAATCCTGAAGCTCTGGGAATTCCT GACTATTTCGATATCATAGACACACCAATGGATTTTGGAACTATATGCAACAATcttgaaaagaatgaaaagtatATGAATTCAGAGGATGTATTTAAGGATGTTCAATACATTTGGGACAACTGTTACAAGTATAACAATAAGGGTGACTATATCTTGGATCTTATGAGGCGAGTaaagaaaaactttatgaaGTACTGGGCTGCAGCTGGGCTATACAGTGAACAATCAAAAGGGACCAAGG agaggacttcagcagaAGACATTGCACTGTCTGGTGATGGAAAAGCAGGGAAGGGTGGTCAATTGAAGCAGAAGACAAAAAAGCGTCATGG AAGACACCATAAACATGATTGTttatgtgctatttgtgttCTAAAGCGACGTAGGAAGGAACGGGAAGAGAATGCTCGAATTGCTAGAGGCAATTTTGGATCTAGTGGTGATAAGCATGCTAATGAG GAATCAATACAAGTAGAGAGTCCCGGTGGTGAGGATTCGTCATCAAATATAGATGAATCTATCGGCACTGATGGAGATGTTGATGAAGAGAAAGGAGAGGTGGCAAAGATGGAGATTAGTGAGAAGCAGTGTAGCCCTTCTGAGAGAAAGCATCCAAgcattgatgttgataatgatgatgacaatgatgatcATGGCCTAGAGGAaggggaggaggaggaggaggagggggaggaggaggaggaggaggaggaggaggagaatgaagaggaagaagatgaggaaGAGATTGAAATGAACAGTCAGAAGAGAGAGATGAATGAAACTTTAAAACATGGTGGAACCTtggcagagaaatcaaatgttggtGATGCAACCGCTCTACATGATGAATATAGAACAAAGCAACAAGAAGGACAAGCTGTGGCAGTCCCGCAACAGAAGAAACCCAAG GGGTCACAAGATAAACAGCAAAAAGGTAAGCTCCTTGAGAGCTTATATAGTGAAAACCCCAAGCTTTCAAGTTTATGTGGAATTCTCTTCCCCCAAAATAGTCAGTCTGTCTGGAGTGGACCACACTCACTAATACGGAAGACAAATTCTGCTCGGACTAGTTCAATTCACGCTGCTATAAGGACTTTCATGGAGTag
- the LOC100800698 gene encoding stromal 70 kDa heat shock-related protein, chloroplastic has translation MACSSAQIHGLGTPSFSRTLFLGQRLNTKAAFIKVKSAPTPRRLRPLRVVNEKVVGIDLGTTNSAVAAMEGGKPTIITNAEGQRTTPSVVAYTKNGDRLVGQIAKRQAVVNPENTFFSVKRFIGRKMSEVDEESKQVSYRVIRDDNGNVKLDCPAIGKQFAAEEISAQVLRKLVDDASKFLNDKVTKAVVTVPAYFNDSQRTATKDAGRIAGLEVLRIINEPTAASLAYGFEKKNNETILVFDLGGGTFDVSVLEVGDGVFEVLSTSGDTHLGGDDFDKRIVDWLASNFKRDEGIDLLKDKQALQRLTETAEKAKMELSTLTQTNISLPFITATADGPKHIETTITRAKFEELCSDLLDRLRTPVENSLRDAKLSFKDLDEVILVGGSTRIPAVQELVKKLTGKDPNVTVNPDEVVALGAAVQAGVLAGDVSDIVLLDVTPLSLGLETLGGVMTKIIPRNTTLPTSKSEVFSTAADGQTSVEINVLQGEREFVRDNKSLGSFRLDGIPPAPRGVPQIEVKFDIDANGILSVAAIDKGTGKKQDITITGASTLPSDEVERMVNEAEKFSKEDKEKRDAIDTKNQADSVVYQTEKQLKELGDKVPGPVKEKVEAKLGELKDAISGGSTQAIKDAMAALNQEVMQLGQSLYNQPGAAGAGGPTPPGADSGPSESSGKGPDGDVIDADFTDSK, from the exons ATGGCTTGCTCAAGCGCCCAAATACACGGCCTCGGAACCCCTTCCTTTTCCCGAACCCTATTTTTAGGTCAGAGGCTAAATACCAAGGCCGCCTTTATCAAGGTCAAGTCCGCACCCACTCCCAGGAGGCTCCGCCCTCTCAGAGTCGTTAATGAGAAAGTCGTCGGTATCGATTTGGGAACCACCAACTCCGCCGTGGCCGCCATGGAAGGCGGTAAGCCCACCATCATCACCAACGCCGAGGGCCAGAGAACCACTCCCTCCGTCGTGGCCTACACCAAGAACGGCGACAGGCTCGTGGGCCAAATCGCCAAGCGTCAGGCCGTCGTCAACCCCGAGAACACTTTCTTCTCCGTCAAGAGGTTCATCGGCCGCAAGATGTCTGAGGTCGACGAAGAGTCCAAGCAGGTCTCTTACAGAGTCATCCGAGACGACAACGGCAACGTCAAACTCGACTGCCCCGCCATTGGCAAACAGTTCGCTGCTGAGGAAATTTCTGCCCAG gtTCTTAGGAAGcttgtggatgatgcttccAAGTTTTTGAACGATAAGGTTACCAAGGCTGTTGTTACTGTGCCTGCTTACTTCAATGACTCCCAAAGGACTGCCACCAAGGATGCCGGTCGGATTGCTGGTCTTGAGGTTCTTCGTATTATCAATGAACCAACCGCTGCATCCTTGGCCTATggctttgaaaagaaaaacaatgaaaCAATCCTTGTTTTTGACCTTGGAGGCGGCACCTTTGATGTCTCTGTGCTCGAGGTTGGTGATGGAGTGTTTGAGGTCCTCTCTACTTCTGGTGACACCCACTTGGGTGGTGATGACTTTGATAAG AGAATTGTTGATTGGCTGGCTTCCAACTTCAAGAGAGATGAAGGCATAGACCTTTTGAAAGACAAACAAGCTCTTCAGCGTCTCACTGAGACAGCCGAGAAAGCAAAGATGGAGCTCTCAACATTGACTCAAACTAACATCAG TTTGCCATTCATAACTGCCACGGCTGATGGACCCAAACATATTGAGACCACCATCACAAGGGCTAAATTTGAGGAATTGTGTTCAGATCTTCTTGACAG GCTCAGGACACCCGTTGAAAACTCATTGAGGGATGCAAAACTCTCGTTTAAGGATCTTGACGAAGTCATCCTTGTTGGTGGATCAACACGTATCCCAGCTGTTCAGGAGCTTGTAAAGAAGTTGACTGGCAAGGACCCAAATGTCACTGTCAATCCAGATGAAGTGGTTGCCCTTGGAGCTGCTGTTCAG gcTGGTGTCTTGGCTGGAGATGTCAGCGACATTGTGCTGTTGGATGTCACTCCATTATCTTTGGGTCTGGAAACTCTAGGTGGtgtgatgacaaaaattatcCCCAGAAACACTACCCTTCCCACCTCAAAGTCTGAGGTTTTCTCAACTGCTGCTGATGGACAGACCAGTGTAGAGATCAACGTCCTTCAGGGTGAGAGAGAATTTGTTAGGGACAATAAATCACTTGGTAGCTTCCGCCTGGACGGTATCCCTCCTGCACCTCGTGGTGTTCCCCAGATTGAGGTGAAATTTGACATTGATGCCAATGGCATTCTCTCCGTCGCTGCTATTGACAAAGGCACAGGGAAGAAGCAAGATATTACCATTACTGGTGCTAGCACCTTGCCTTCAGATGAG GTGGAGAGAATGGTAAACGAAGCTGAGAAATTTTCAAAGGAAGACAAAGAAAAGAGGGATGCCATTGACACAAAGAACCAGGCAGATTCTGTGGTGTACCAGACAGAAAAGCAATTGAAAGAGCTTGGAGATAAGGTTCCTGGCCCTGTAAAAGAGAAGGTTGAAGCAAAACTAGGGGAGCTTAAAGATGCAATTTCTGGGGGTTCAACCCAAGCTATTAAGGATGCCATGGCTGCACTGAACCAGGAAGTCATGCAGCTTGGTCAGTCCCTTTACAACCAGCCGGGAGCTGCAGGTGCAGGAGGGCCAACACCACCTGGTGCCGACTCTGGCCCCTCAGAATCCTCAGGTAAGGGACCCGACGGAGATGTCATCGATGCAGATTTCACCGACTCTAAATGA
- the LOC100792953 gene encoding MACPF domain-containing protein At4g24290 isoform X2 produces MALKVPARKAAEIAIGSIGRGYDISLDIRLKYCKGDSINSRLIEIDENDVREVVLPGGVSIPNVSKSIKCDKGERTRFRSDVLSFQQMSEQFNQELSLTGKIPSGLFNTMFEFSGSWQRDAAHTKSLAFDGVLITLYTVALEKSQMVLSDHVKKAVPSSWDPPALARFIDTFGTHIIVGMKMGGKDVIYLKQQHSSTLQPADVQKKLKEIADRRFLDANGHYSIASDQVFPDDKFRIREQRLTFANISPSSSYSHKEDIVSICKRRGGREDRNISHNEWLQTVQSEPDVISMSFIPITSLLNGVPGSGFLSHAINLYLRYKPPIEELHQFLEFQLPRQWAPVFSDLPLGPQRKQRSSASLQFSFMGPKLYVNTTQVDVGKRPVTGLRLYLEGKKSNRLAVHLQHLSSLPKIFQLEDDPNENVRRKSYDRRFYEKVQWKNFSHVCTAPVESEEDLSIVTGAQLQVENYGIKNILFLRLRFSTVLGAKAVKHPEWEGSPKLGAKSGLISTLISQHFTTTFQKPPPRPADVNINSAVYPGGPPVPVQAPKLLKFVDTTEMTRGPQESPGYWVVSGAKLVVDKGKISLRVKYSLLTMVLPDEEMLDDQ; encoded by the exons ATGGCACTTAAAGTTCCTGCTCGTAAGGCTGCCGAGATTGCAATTGGGTCCATCGGCCGTGGTTATGATATATCACTTGATATAAGGCTTAAGTATTGTAAAGGAGATTCCATAAATTCACGTTTAATTGAGATAGATGAAAATGATGTAAGAGAGGTGGTACTACCTGGTGGAGTTTCAATACCAAATGTTTCCAAATCAATAAAATGTGATAAAGGGGAACGCACACGGTTCAGGTCTGATGTTCTGTCTTTTCAACAG ATGTCAGAGCAATTCAATCAGGAGTTATCTTTGACTGGCAAGATTCCCTCAGGTCTTTTCAATACAATGTTTGAATTTTCTGGGAGTTGGCAAAGAGATGCAGCCCATACGAAGTCCCTTGCTTTTGATGGGGTGTTAATTACACTTTACACTGTTGCATTAGAGAAGTCTCAGATGGTCCTCAGTGACCACGTTAAAAAAGCTGTACCATCATCATGGGACCCACCTGCATTAGCAAG GTTTATTGATACCTTTGGTACCCATATAATTGTTGGTATGAAAATGGGTGGAAAAGATGTAATATATTTGAAGCAGCAGCACTCATCAACTCTCCAACCTGCTGATGTtcagaaaaaattgaaagagataGCAGATAGGAGGTTTCTAGATGCCAATGGCCACTATAGCATTGCTTCTGATCAAGTTTTCCCTGATGACAAG TTCAGAATCAGGGAGCAGAGGCTAACATTTGCTAATATTAGTCCATCAAGTTCTTATTCACATAAGGAG GATATTGTAAGCATTTGCAAGAGGAGGGGTGGGAGGGAGGACAGAAATATATCCCATAATGAGTGGTTGCAAACTGTTCAGTCAGAGCCTGATGTGATCTCAATGTCCTTCATTCCAATTACGTCTCTATTGAATGGAGTGCCAGGGAGTGGATTCTTGAGCCATGCCATAAACCTTTATTTACGAT ATAAACCACCGATTGAAGAGCTCCACCAATTCTTGGAATTCCAGCTGCCAAGGCAGTGGGCACCTGTATTCAGTGACCTTCCTCTTGGTCCACAACGGAAGCAAAGGAGTTCTGCATCTTTACAGTTTAGCTTCATGGGCCCAAAGCTTTATGTTAACACCACACAG GTTGATGTAGGTAAGAGGCCAGTGACTGGTCTCCGTCTTTATCTTGAAGGTAAGAAAAGCAATCGGCTAGCTGTCCATTTGCAACACCTTTCATCACTTCCAAAAATCTTCCAGCTTGAAGATGATCCAAATGAAAATGTTCGGCGGAAGTCTTATGATAGGAGATTTTATGAGAAGGTTCAATGGAAGAATTTCTCTCATGTGTGCACTGCTCCGGTGGAATCTGAGGAGGATCTTTCAATAGTAACCGGAGCACAATTGCAAGTTGAGAATTAtggcataaaaaatatactcttCTTAAGACTTCGATTCTCAACTGTGTTGGGAGCTAAAGCAGTGAAGCATCCTGAGTGGGAGGGGTCGCCCAAGTTGGGAGCCAAGTCAGGACTCATATCCACTTTAATCAGCCAACATTTCACGACAACATTTCAGAAGCCACCTCCGCGACCAGCAGATGTTAATATAAATTCTGCTGTCTATCCGGGTGGCCCTCCTGTTCCTGTGCAAGCTCCTAAGCTTCTCAAATTTGTTGACACAACTGAGATGACCAGAGGACCACAAGAGTCTCCTGGCTATTGGGTTGTCTCTGGAGCAAAGCTTGTTGTTGATAAGGGCAAGATTTCTCTCCGGGTTAAGTATTCTTTGTTGACCATGGTATTACCAGATGAAGAGATGTTGGATGATCAATAG
- the LOC100792953 gene encoding MACPF domain-containing protein At4g24290 isoform X1, with the protein MALKVPARKAAEIAIGSIGRGYDISLDIRLKYCKGDSINSRLIEIDENDVREVVLPGGVSIPNVSKSIKCDKGERTRFRSDVLSFQQMSEQFNQELSLTGKIPSGLFNTMFEFSGSWQRDAAHTKSLAFDGVLITLYTVALEKSQMVLSDHVKKAVPSSWDPPALARFIDTFGTHIIVGMKMGGKDVIYLKQQHSSTLQPADVQKKLKEIADRRFLDANGHYSIASDQVFPDDKFRIREQRLTFANISPSSSYSHKEQDIVSICKRRGGREDRNISHNEWLQTVQSEPDVISMSFIPITSLLNGVPGSGFLSHAINLYLRYKPPIEELHQFLEFQLPRQWAPVFSDLPLGPQRKQRSSASLQFSFMGPKLYVNTTQVDVGKRPVTGLRLYLEGKKSNRLAVHLQHLSSLPKIFQLEDDPNENVRRKSYDRRFYEKVQWKNFSHVCTAPVESEEDLSIVTGAQLQVENYGIKNILFLRLRFSTVLGAKAVKHPEWEGSPKLGAKSGLISTLISQHFTTTFQKPPPRPADVNINSAVYPGGPPVPVQAPKLLKFVDTTEMTRGPQESPGYWVVSGAKLVVDKGKISLRVKYSLLTMVLPDEEMLDDQ; encoded by the exons ATGGCACTTAAAGTTCCTGCTCGTAAGGCTGCCGAGATTGCAATTGGGTCCATCGGCCGTGGTTATGATATATCACTTGATATAAGGCTTAAGTATTGTAAAGGAGATTCCATAAATTCACGTTTAATTGAGATAGATGAAAATGATGTAAGAGAGGTGGTACTACCTGGTGGAGTTTCAATACCAAATGTTTCCAAATCAATAAAATGTGATAAAGGGGAACGCACACGGTTCAGGTCTGATGTTCTGTCTTTTCAACAG ATGTCAGAGCAATTCAATCAGGAGTTATCTTTGACTGGCAAGATTCCCTCAGGTCTTTTCAATACAATGTTTGAATTTTCTGGGAGTTGGCAAAGAGATGCAGCCCATACGAAGTCCCTTGCTTTTGATGGGGTGTTAATTACACTTTACACTGTTGCATTAGAGAAGTCTCAGATGGTCCTCAGTGACCACGTTAAAAAAGCTGTACCATCATCATGGGACCCACCTGCATTAGCAAG GTTTATTGATACCTTTGGTACCCATATAATTGTTGGTATGAAAATGGGTGGAAAAGATGTAATATATTTGAAGCAGCAGCACTCATCAACTCTCCAACCTGCTGATGTtcagaaaaaattgaaagagataGCAGATAGGAGGTTTCTAGATGCCAATGGCCACTATAGCATTGCTTCTGATCAAGTTTTCCCTGATGACAAG TTCAGAATCAGGGAGCAGAGGCTAACATTTGCTAATATTAGTCCATCAAGTTCTTATTCACATAAGGAG caGGATATTGTAAGCATTTGCAAGAGGAGGGGTGGGAGGGAGGACAGAAATATATCCCATAATGAGTGGTTGCAAACTGTTCAGTCAGAGCCTGATGTGATCTCAATGTCCTTCATTCCAATTACGTCTCTATTGAATGGAGTGCCAGGGAGTGGATTCTTGAGCCATGCCATAAACCTTTATTTACGAT ATAAACCACCGATTGAAGAGCTCCACCAATTCTTGGAATTCCAGCTGCCAAGGCAGTGGGCACCTGTATTCAGTGACCTTCCTCTTGGTCCACAACGGAAGCAAAGGAGTTCTGCATCTTTACAGTTTAGCTTCATGGGCCCAAAGCTTTATGTTAACACCACACAG GTTGATGTAGGTAAGAGGCCAGTGACTGGTCTCCGTCTTTATCTTGAAGGTAAGAAAAGCAATCGGCTAGCTGTCCATTTGCAACACCTTTCATCACTTCCAAAAATCTTCCAGCTTGAAGATGATCCAAATGAAAATGTTCGGCGGAAGTCTTATGATAGGAGATTTTATGAGAAGGTTCAATGGAAGAATTTCTCTCATGTGTGCACTGCTCCGGTGGAATCTGAGGAGGATCTTTCAATAGTAACCGGAGCACAATTGCAAGTTGAGAATTAtggcataaaaaatatactcttCTTAAGACTTCGATTCTCAACTGTGTTGGGAGCTAAAGCAGTGAAGCATCCTGAGTGGGAGGGGTCGCCCAAGTTGGGAGCCAAGTCAGGACTCATATCCACTTTAATCAGCCAACATTTCACGACAACATTTCAGAAGCCACCTCCGCGACCAGCAGATGTTAATATAAATTCTGCTGTCTATCCGGGTGGCCCTCCTGTTCCTGTGCAAGCTCCTAAGCTTCTCAAATTTGTTGACACAACTGAGATGACCAGAGGACCACAAGAGTCTCCTGGCTATTGGGTTGTCTCTGGAGCAAAGCTTGTTGTTGATAAGGGCAAGATTTCTCTCCGGGTTAAGTATTCTTTGTTGACCATGGTATTACCAGATGAAGAGATGTTGGATGATCAATAG
- the LOC100780350 gene encoding uncharacterized protein isoform X1, which produces MSDERSKPWNIYPSSNTGPSQTGTGVDEEAPWKSLGTSMSAISFGFVATAILISMFLIMAIFEHLFKPTPPESMLRRYQIQDQPGKQGNAQSVPASNYASDFSVLMPGQQYPTYIAQPAPLLPSQREGVYWPSHEHHFVFN; this is translated from the exons ATGAGCGATGAAAGATCAAAGCCATGGAACATATATCCATCCTCAAACACTGGTCCATCACAAACAGGAACAGGAGTTGATGAGGAAGCTCCATGGAAAAGCTTAGGGACATCTATGAGTGCtatttcttttggttttgttgccACGGCCATTTTGATTTCAATGTTTCTTATAATGGCCATATTTGAACATTTGTTCAAACCCACGCCACCAGAATCTATGCTGCGACGTTATCAGATTCAGGACCAACCAGGAAAACAAGGAAATGCACAATCA GTTCCAGCATCTAATTATGCATCTGATTTCTCAGTCTTAATGCCAGGGCAGCAGTATCCTACATACATCGCCCAACCTGCCCCTCTGCTGCCTTCTCAAAGGGAAGGGGTTTATTGGCCTTCTCATGAACatcattttgtatttaattaa
- the LOC100800353 gene encoding uncharacterized protein: MGDESPRNKVKFLCSYGGKVLPRPSDGLLRYVGGETRVVSVPREITFPELMKKVSSMVEGVGDMVLKYQLIPEDLDALVSVRTEEDVKHMIEEHDRHHTGALLRAFLFPPSKQTGLVACEPYLLEQRYIDAINGIIRASPRKGSACSSPKSNSPDASPRFSNSNSLHRVQSSPTLTDLGVFLDHQHQGQQQQYHHPNFHFSRPPQDPQRLGAGRVPSFNYHYSNITRQLTHRGDRGGGYAYYDDSPPSYAHDRIHSVSRSPRRKSIWE, translated from the exons ATGGGGGACGAGTCGCCCAGAAACAAAGTGAAGTTCCTATGCAGCTACGGCGGGAAGGTCCTTCCAAGACCCTCCGATGGACTCCTAAGGTATGTTGGAGGCGAGACTCGTGTGGTTTCTGTCCCTCGTGAGATCACATTTCCCG AGCTAATGAAGAAGGTGAGTAGCATGGTGGAGGGAGTCGGAGATATGGTTCTAAAATACCAGCTGATACCAGAAGATCTGGACGCATTGGTGTCGGTGAGAACAGAGGAAGATGTGAAGCACATGATCGAGGAGCACGATCGGCACCATACTGGAGCCTTACTCCGTGCATTCCTCTTTCCCCCTTCCAAGCAAACAGGTTTGGTTGCGTGCGAACCGTATCTGTTGGAGCAGCGCTACATCGACGCCATAAATGGGATCATCCGAGCAAGCCCCAGGAAGGGCTCTGCCTGCTCTTCCCCAAAATCAAACTCCCCCGATGCATCCCCTCGCTTTTCCAATTCAAATTCATTGCATAGAGTCCAAAGCTCTCCTACCCTCACCGACCTTGGTGTGTTTTTGGATCATCAGCATCAAGGCCAACAACAGCAATATCATCAccctaattttcatttttctagaCCCCCCCAGGATCCTCAACGGCTTGGTGCAGGAAGGGTTCCCTCTTTTAACTATCATTACTCAAACATCACCAGACAACTCACCCACAGAGGAGACAGAGGAGGAGGTTACGCCTACTATGATGACTCTCCGCCATCCTATGCCCATGATAGAATTCATAGTGTGTCCAGGAGTCCTAGAAGAAAATCTATCTGGGAATGA